GGGTGGGCTTTTGGTAATTGCATGTTTGCCGCTTTCATCCAGACCGATGACCATTTGATTGTGCAGGCCGCCCAATCATCCATTGGGCCTTGCCTTATAACGGAGAACAATGTTTTATCGGAAGCGACCGGGAACAATAACGACTTTTACGAACCGGGGGAGACTGGCACTATTGCGGTTTGGGTCAAAAGCAAATGGGCTGATGTTCAGGGGGCCAAAGTAAGCATTACCAGCACCGATACTTTTATTAACATTACCAATGGAGTATTCAACATCGGCACCATGTCCGAAGGGGATACCGTCAATAATCAAACAACCCCTTTCGAGTTTCAGGTATTGCCGAATGCCGATATGCCCGAAGGCCATTTGGTGACGATCAAAATATCCAATGAAGTATATTACCCGAACCTGAATGATACTGTTATCGTATATGAAGATTCGGTGAAGTTTATGGTTGGCACTCCGGTAACGACCTACACCGAAAACTTTGAAAGCGGGCTGGGCAACTGGCTGGCCGGCTCCACCGTCTATACCGCCGGTATAGACTGGGACACCACCACTGCGGAATACCATAGCCCCAATACTTGCATCACCAATGCTAAGAATATTAATTATGCCAACAAGCAGAACCGCTGGATCAGGATGCTGAACCCGCTGGATCTGACCGGTTATTCATCGGCCGTTTTGACCTGGTATGAAAAATACGATGTTGCAGCCGGGGATTTCTGCCGCCCCGACGTTGCTACCGACAGCGCCGGCGCTGTCTGGAGCACCCTGGTGACGGGGTACAACGGCTCGGCCGGCTCCTGGCAGGCCCGCAAGGTGGACATTACCAATTACTGCAACAACAAGAAATATTTCCGGCTCAGGTTCAGGCTTAGCACCGACACCGTGAATGTGGCCAAGGGCTGGTCGGTGGACGATATAGCCATTGACGGCTACCTGAAAACCGGGGTAGAGGGAGAACCGGTCAATAACGCCCCACCGGTATCCATTCAACTATTCAATGCTTATCCCAACCCCTCCGGCAAAACATCTGCTATCAGTTACCAGATATCTTCAACCCAGCCGGTGAAATTAAATATCTATGACATTACCGGCCGGTTGGTGAAAAAACTGGCGGATGAAAAACAAAATCCAGGGAGATACCAGTTGATTTGGGACGGCACCGATAATCAGGGGCGAAGAGCCGCTACCGGCGTGTATTTCTACAGCCTGCAGACTGCCGAAGGAAGACAGTCTAAAAAACTGATATTGGTGAGATGAGAATAATAAAAACCTTTATCATCTGCCTGGGGCTGGTCACGGCGGTTTTTGGGACGGAATGCTCAGGGATCACCGGCAGCCTGAAATTCAGGACAACTGACGGTAAAAAAATATCGTTGGAAAAGTTGTTGAAGCAAGGCCCTTTGGCGATCTCCTTTTGGGCCACCTGGTGCCATCCCTGCCAGGAGGAACTGAAACACCTCCAAAACTTGCATCAGGTTTATGCCGACAGCGGAATAGGCTTTCTGGCGGTCAGTATTGATGAAGCCAAAAACCGGCAGAAGGTCAAGTCGCTGATATCGGGGAAAAAGATAACTTTGCCGGTGGCTCTTGATCCCGAACAGGAGGCCATGAAGGCCTTTGGCCTGACCGATGTCCCCGGTCTGTTCATCTTGGACCAGCAGGGAAACATTCTTTACCGGCACTTGGGATATAAGCCCGGAGATGAGTTGATGCTGGAAGAAGAGATAAAGAAAATCATCCAGCGCCCGGCTTTTGGTGACACCCTGGCTACACCCGAATCAAAATGATCGAATGACGAAGAAAAATATAATAATATTTTTTCTGCTGGCGGTCCTGGGCGGATGCGGGAAGAAGCTGCCGACCCCCTCCGAAAAGGCCGGGGAGCAGGCCGGCGTTCCCCGGAGGGTCTTATTAGAGCTTTTTACCACTACCTGGTGCACGAACTGTCCCGTGGCCGATAGCGCTGCCTGGGCTTTAGCTATGGAATCGGGAACTGACATAACTTTGGTAGAATACCATTTTACAGTTCCGGGAAGTGCCGATCCATTTATTTTTAACCAAGCCGATCTACGGGCGGCTTTCTACGGTATCGACGCCCCGCCGGTAATGGTTTGCGACGGTCTGTCTTTGTTGGGTGGCGCAGTAGAGTATGAGAGGACTTATCAGGATTATAAAACAGCTTTCAGCAACCGCCTGCTTTTAAAAAGCCCTATTTCAATCAACCTAAGCGGTCAAGCGCAGAACGGCGTCATAGATTATCATCTGGAGATAACGCCCCAGCAAAACATAATCCAGACCGACTTGCGGCTTTTGCTGGTGGTGATGGAAGACTCCGTCACCTATAATGCGCCCAACGGCCTGGACCTGCACCGGTTCGTGGCCCGGCAGATCATTCCCGATTACCAGGGGACGTCCATTGCCTTAAATTACGGGACAACCTTCACCAAGGATGGTTCCATTGCTCCGGATTCCGGATGGAACATGAACCGGCTGCACCTGGCGGCCTTTGTCCAAAGCTATGCCACCAAAGAAGTGCTACAGTCGGCCCGGCTAAGCCTATCGCTGCCGGCCTACGATTTTACGTTGACCGCGCCGGAGACCGTCAAAACGGTGAATAAAGACAGCACTGCGGAATTCGGTTTTAAGATAAAGAATATTGGCACCGTGGCCGATTCAACTTACTTAAGTTTCCCCGACAGCTTATCAACATTAGGGGTGCCGCCGATATTTTGCGACAGTGCCGGGTATTGTTATGGCCCCACTAAATGGACCAAGAAGATATTGCCGGGAGATTCTTTGACGAATTTTGTAATTCATGTCTCTGATTCCAGTTTTGGTTATAAAACATTCGTTTTAGCCCTGACTTCTAAAAATGCGCCGACGGTTAAAAGGTATTTAACTTTTCATATTGATGTGGTTTTGTTGCGCAAAGATTGTAAAAATACAGCATCCCCAGATAAATAGATGATTAGACAGCAACCTTATATGACACCGGCATACCTAATCGTCTTATGTATGTCGGCCGTACTTCGCCTTGACTTTGCGCCGTTTCTTTGCTATATTTGACCGGTGAGGTTTGAACCGGCTTACATCCGCCTGCACCGTTCAGGACAGCTTAAGACCAGAAGCCAGGAAGCCCGAGGCCTCATGGCTTCGTGTCAATTGTGCCCCCGGCAGTGCGGCGTGAACAGAATGGAGAACCAGAAAGGCTTTTGCCGCAGCGGCCGGTTGCCCATTGTTTCCAGCTATAATGCTCATCT
Above is a genomic segment from candidate division TA06 bacterium containing:
- a CDS encoding T9SS type A sorting domain-containing protein — encoded protein: MKNLKTKNLKTIAAVFIVLLTASANLNASQRVVVAEDFTATWCSYCPDAAKALDSLYRVAKDSLVVIAYHPSASDPFQTLPSVDRANYYNLEFYPTVFFSGGYTSSPSTVVGSFGAGTYDTFRVRFDSIKTISSPYEMGLSFISYDDQAKSGNLLIKIRNTSGVTQNGVLQFVALERGIPYAWQTMSEIDFLVRDMIPDANGEAVSIPAGDSIAIVKNFNIGQGWAFGNCMFAAFIQTDDHLIVQAAQSSIGPCLITENNVLSEATGNNNDFYEPGETGTIAVWVKSKWADVQGAKVSITSTDTFINITNGVFNIGTMSEGDTVNNQTTPFEFQVLPNADMPEGHLVTIKISNEVYYPNLNDTVIVYEDSVKFMVGTPVTTYTENFESGLGNWLAGSTVYTAGIDWDTTTAEYHSPNTCITNAKNINYANKQNRWIRMLNPLDLTGYSSAVLTWYEKYDVAAGDFCRPDVATDSAGAVWSTLVTGYNGSAGSWQARKVDITNYCNNKKYFRLRFRLSTDTVNVAKGWSVDDIAIDGYLKTGVEGEPVNNAPPVSIQLFNAYPNPSGKTSAISYQISSTQPVKLNIYDITGRLVKKLADEKQNPGRYQLIWDGTDNQGRRAATGVYFYSLQTAEGRQSKKLILVR
- a CDS encoding TlpA family protein disulfide reductase; translation: MRIIKTFIICLGLVTAVFGTECSGITGSLKFRTTDGKKISLEKLLKQGPLAISFWATWCHPCQEELKHLQNLHQVYADSGIGFLAVSIDEAKNRQKVKSLISGKKITLPVALDPEQEAMKAFGLTDVPGLFILDQQGNILYRHLGYKPGDELMLEEEIKKIIQRPAFGDTLATPESK
- a CDS encoding Omp28-related outer membrane protein, with amino-acid sequence MTKKNIIIFFLLAVLGGCGKKLPTPSEKAGEQAGVPRRVLLELFTTTWCTNCPVADSAAWALAMESGTDITLVEYHFTVPGSADPFIFNQADLRAAFYGIDAPPVMVCDGLSLLGGAVEYERTYQDYKTAFSNRLLLKSPISINLSGQAQNGVIDYHLEITPQQNIIQTDLRLLLVVMEDSVTYNAPNGLDLHRFVARQIIPDYQGTSIALNYGTTFTKDGSIAPDSGWNMNRLHLAAFVQSYATKEVLQSARLSLSLPAYDFTLTAPETVKTVNKDSTAEFGFKIKNIGTVADSTYLSFPDSLSTLGVPPIFCDSAGYCYGPTKWTKKILPGDSLTNFVIHVSDSSFGYKTFVLALTSKNAPTVKRYLTFHIDVVLLRKDCKNTASPDK